The genomic DNA ATTGCCCGTACTGGATATCTCCTACCTTAATGCTGGCTCCCCAGCTCGAATAGGTGACCGGAAGCGCGCCCATTACTACGACTTGTGTCTCTGCTTTTGGGTCTTTTGTGACGACTTCTATATCTAAAACGCACCCTGTAGCCCAGGTCACCATGAGGTTTGCAAGGGCATGTACAAAAACGGTTCCAACCATGCCAGAGTCAGGGATGAATCCATACATTCCTTGGCCCAAATGTGCAATCTCGTCCAAAAGGCGAGAATCAAGGTTGTAACCGAAGCCAAAGGTGGAGATCGTGAATTTTGGCGCATCGGGCGACAGTGCGTCGAGGTAAGACTTGATCATTGGAATATGACCACGAGGAGGTTCGACATTTGGCTGGCCATCGGTAAGTATAAACACAGCGGATAACCTCTGTTCATCGCTATCCAGCTGAGTGCTTGTGCTATCCTGGATTTCTAAATTCGGGGTTTTAATATTGGGTTCTGGTGGAGCCCTTAGTTCTTGAGTGGGAAGAGGAAATGGTTGTGGCCGGTCAACTAAACCGATGGCATGGCGTAATGGGCCCCGTTGAGTTGCGAACATTGCTGGTACGGGCGGTGGGTGTGGAGGCGACACAGGACGAGTTGATGATTTTGGAGAGGCTCGTTTTCCGGCTGGAATATTCCCAGTCAGAACATTCATCCCAGTTTTTAGCCCGTCCCAGAGATTGGTCATTCCAGTTGTGCGAAGACCCTCGACCAAGCTCCAGACCGCTTCCCTGTTGTTATTATTCATGAATGTCAAGGGGGCTATAATCTAAGGCACGATCATAAATCGCCCTAACATTTGTAGTTTTAAAATAAAACGTACCTCTGCAGAGTCACTGAATGTCACAACTGCAATGCGATCATCGTCGCCCATAGATTCAATAATAGTGCGTGTCGCATGTTTTACAACATCGAGTACGGACAATCCGGTTGTCTCGTTCTTGTCTATTCGGAGAGGGTCAGCTGTCAAATAACAATGGGGAGTACTGTAATACCTTGTTCGCCTGGTACAGGGGCTTCAGTATTCATAGATCCGCTAACATCGATTACTAGACACAGATCTACCGGAGCCCGGCGGTCGGTCTTCTTCTCATTAAGTTGAGGTTTAGCCGGAGGAACAAGTGAAACAAGAAGTTCCTGGGTGGAAGGCTGAGCCACAAGAGAGACTTCAAAATTACCGGGTTGGTCCGTTAGAGCATATGCCGGCGGAGAGTCGGACGGGTCAGGGCTAGTGGAAACCATGGGGATATAAATCACAAGGAGGGATGATGTTCTACTCGGAGGGTTCAAGTTCGATTTATTAGTAGTTGAGCGCTTGTCGAGAACACATGATGTTGCACAGCAATCAGCTGGTTATGATAAGCTGTATGTTGCGAAACTACGAATGGAAAGCCGTTACGCGCGCTAGAACATCGGGTTTCTGAAGCTCGCCTATCAATCCGGTGCAAATTTACTCGGGAATTCAAAATGCCAGCTTTGGTTAAGTTAATGTGCCTATGGGATGAGAGTCAAGCCAAAGAAGGACAGTGTTGGCGCCGGGCTCACAACGAAGCCTAAATTGCTATGATTACGGTATGAAGTAAACTCGTCCACAACATGAGTCGCATTCCACCAGCCCTTGCATATCTCGTAATATATAACCCAACCCTACAGCCAAATCCAGAGGAATTGACAGATGATCGTGACGAAGACGATGTAGCTGAGCAAGCACACGTCTTATTCTACACAGCTCGGGAACGAGCCGTATCTCGGGATCGTATCCTACGCCAAGTGGGCCTTGCCAAAGCACTGGCGAACTTTGCGGAGTAAGTGAGTTTTAGATTAGCAACTAACCTACCTGATAAATTCATGTCTGACTGTATCATCCAAGGATGTTCACCTCACAATCTGGATTCGATAATGTTCATGCCCAAAAGAGTCGACTTGTTATGGTTTCACCCGAACCTAATTTTTGGATTCATGCTGTAAACCCAGTCCTATTTGTTACTTTTACAACGCTAACAGGAAGGGAAAATCTAGTGCGTAAACCTGGCTAAAACACCCAAATCAACTACCAAGAACAATGTTCCTTCAAGCGGTGACCAGTCGGCTGAATTCGACTATCACAGCAACTCGCTTAATGACGAAGTGCTCCGCACACAATTGCTACATACGTGCCAGAGTTTTAGGGTAGGATTCTGCGTATCCGGCCAATGCTGTCTCATGATCTTCAATCCAGTTACAATATGGCGGATTCGGCCAAATAATTCAAGCCGATGGTGTGCATTTCCTGGAGCGCCGGCTTGAGTCATATTTTACACCCTGGGCCTGGCAATGGAACGTAGGAGCTACCCCTGAATTTGGAAGCTATCTTGGTATGAGTATTCTTGAACTCTATCTCACTGTATATTGATATTCGGAGTAGGACTATCCATTCATCCACTCAAGAAACAATTCGCGACCTcaataactgattatgctcAACATGTCCCCAATGTTCCGACACTGGTACTAGCACCACCCCACATTATCACGGGCTCTGGATTACCATCAATTTCTCCCCTCCTCCCACTCGCGCGATTACTGGAGCCGCTGGTGCCACCTCCAGTACCAAGCCCTCAGCCTTCGCCCACCGTTTCGGCTCCAATTACCACTTCTGCCCATCTGAACGTGTTGGCGACTAGTGGAAATGTTGTGACTAAATACATAACGAAACCAGCTGCACAAGTAGTAGATCCTAGGAATTGGAGTTGGCCAGCCCTGCCATTCGGAAAGGGCTCGGTGAGGGACAAGGGGAGGGATCGCGGAAAGCCACCAACAAGTATCACAGTGGAGACTGGCAAGAAGTCCACGGAACCTTCCAACGAAAGCGTAGCTTCCTTTGAACCAAATTCCTCGAAGGACCACCTTGGGCTTCCAACTGATGAAGCTTTATCGAGAGTCAGTCGTTCTGTGAGCCCTAGCACAATAGACCACGAATCTCTTCTAGATGCACAGTTGGATAGGATCACAAGTAATAAAACTGATACTCCGGTCGACCCAGCATTTATACCACTTCCAATCGGCTCTGACTCTGATTTGGTGACTTCTGTTGATGACTTGAGTGAGGATAACCAAAGCGCCGGCCGGGGCCCAGCAGCATCTGACATGCCTTTCGAGTCCACTCTATTTACCGATTCCACCATGGCTTCCGATCGGGTGAATGCGAGCAATATTGAAACCGAGGAAACCACCAAGTCTCAGCTTACTAATGATGAGCAAGTATATCCATCAAGTGAACCGACGTCGGAATCCTTACAGGCGACACCCATAGCGTTAGCTCGAGTTGGACTTCCTTCAGAAGATATTGCACCTGCCCCTTCAACCGTAACTCCAACAACAGCTCAAGTCCAGTTTTCAACCCGCACGAAAATCGAAACAATATCTGGGTCTGTTAACGTTTGGCTTGATTCATCAGGTGAACGGGTTGGGTCGGATGCCACCCAGAAGCAACGGGTAGCTTGGATTGCTGTAAGCCATGCATTGTGGCCAAGTTTGATGTTGCTGACAAGACTCAAGATTCCTGGGATATTAATCGCGAGCGTCATTGCTGAAGAGGATAATAGTGTTTGGGAAAACGCAGCTCAACAGTTGCTGCTGGCTGTTCATGAAGTCATTCAAAAGAGGCGACTGACAGCTGCGTAAGTTGGCTCCCCACAGTATGGGCTCATCAATCTAATCCATTCATAGGGAAACTACTCTGAGAGCACTTAATACGACCAAAGTCGTTGCACATTATCCCGCTGCTCAGCTTTCGGGATCTTCTTCCCTTCCCCAATTCACATCTGAATCACCTCAATTATTCACTTCAGCTCGCGCTTTGCAGTACGTATATTCAACTGTATGATAAAACAGTGACGCATACAATTAACTATTTCAAAAGATTCGCAACATCCCCTGCGATCCGGGAAATCGTTACACAAACCCGGTGGGGTACCTGGTGTGCCGCACGTCAATCAACAATTAAAACTCGTGTTTACATAGAGGTGGATCGCAAAGATGCTAATTTGGTTGAAGTAGATCACGAGCTGGGAAGTGCTTGTCGAAGATGGGAGGAGAGCGATGCTTGATACCTAATATTTCTCAAAGTGTATTCTATCGAACTGTCTGCATAAATCTCAAGAGAAAAGCTGTAGCATATATAAGACTGTCATACCGTTAACGAAGGCTACTTACGTAATGAGCTTGAGCTGTGTGTAGACCGCTCTCCGCTTGCCACATCATCAAGTTTGCACCTCAATCCACTGAACAACCCACAACATGCCTCCAATTCCCGTAAAACAGCCAAAGACAGCCAAGCCATTACCTTTAGAAGCAACCCTTAAGGACTTGTCGAATATGCACTCACGAAATATTGACCTGTCGGTTTTGCTGGATCAGCCTGCTCAGGCTGTTTCATTGAGTGACCAGTCCGAGGAATCAGTCAAGCGGTCGCAAGATTTTGTCAAAAGTGTTAGGAATGCACTACAACTAGACGCAAGCGTTGCTGAACAAGGGGATCGGGTGGAGGATGTACGCGCGGCACTACAGGAAATCGAGGCGGGTTTCTCATAGAGGTTAGTCAAAAATCTCCCGATTAGCCCATCATATTCAAATGTAAAGCAACGTCGCCAGATTCTAAATGGCCCTGTTTCAATAGCCCATGTTGTCTATACTTCGAGGGCATGATGCCATGATCATGTATATTTACCGGTTCTCACGTGATAAACGCGACTCCGCTTCTGACCTTGACGCGTGTGTCGACTGCACGCCAACCGTTATATTATCAATCCTTAAGATATTCTAAAGTTATGAGTAAGATTCTTGCGTACATATCATGAGGAGCTCAAGTTAAAGGAACAATAGGTTACGGAGGTGGAGGCTACTATGGTGATGGTGGCGGGTTTCTTTCTGGAAGTCAAGTAGGGGGTGGGAGCCAAGGTTCGCCTTCAGGTGGCAAGGTAGGCGTTCAGAAATAATTATACTGTTGTATAATGTACAATATTTGCATCAGGCACGAAACGTCAACCAATCGTTGCGCCCGGTCACAATTCGACAAATCTACACCGCTGAGCAGACACATTCTGACGCCGACTATATCATTGACAACTCGGAAACTACTCAAGTACGTCGTTCAAATTTTTGGAATGTTTTCGCTTGTCGCCTCAATCAAGTTATTCTCTAGATTACTCTTGTGGCTCAGGTAGTCGCTGCTAATAAACAAGCCACAAATATCACCTACAAGTTGAACGACGGGACTGCCGAAATCAAGGCTAAGCACTGGCTAGAAAACAGCGAGGAAGAGCCAATAGGCCATGGTCAAAAGTGCGGTACCCCAGATTTTATGCTGATCTTGAAATTGACACTTTATTCAGTGAACATGTCTATATCCGGGTGGTCGGCACCCTAAAAACGTTCAGTGGTGAACGGCAAATCAACGCGGTTCACACCAGGTTTTTATGCTTACTTCTGGCCACTTTGTTTTGCTTAGCTCACGCGTTGGCAGGCTTGTGGTCGACCCCATGGAGATTTACTACCACCTTATCGAAGCACAATTGGTTCATCTTCATTACACACGTAGGGTAAGTGGACTCCCGCTATAGGATACAGAGCATTACTGACTGGTTGATAAAGGCCAACATTGCCTCTGGCGCCGTGTCTGCTGGCGCTCCTGCCGCCTCAGCATACCAAGCGGGCGGCAAAGGTTGTTATTTAGCTGAAACTACACTTTCCTTTAACACTCTTTATTCTGGCAGGTCAACAATCCAAGTTTGCAAATTTCCCACCACTTCAGCGCCGGATATTGGAAGTTTTGGAACAACTCATGCCTCAACACGAGCAAGGGGTACATGTCACAACTATTGCTAACGGCCTTAACGTACAGGCTAGTATCGACGAGATTGGGTATGTAGCACGTGTCTCTCATACTATTTGAACTACTTACGATTCATCTCTCTGCCTGCAGAGCTACCATGGAAAAACTGGCTGAGGAGGGTCATATCTATGCCACAGTGAGTTAGTTCGAACTGGTATCCCGGCTTTAATTTATCGTTGGTTCATAGATGGACGACGAACATTTTGCAATCTCGTAGATGTAATATTTGCTAGCAAGTTGTACTTAGCGATTAATCCGAATTTACGTTACGTATACAACCACCAAACGAAAATATTAATATTACACAACTAAAGTTAGGGGATCTTCACCCCAAAACACATCATGAACCTTTTTAGACAATGCCTGGGAGGAATTGTGGGTAATTTCTATTTATCAGTCATGGCTGACTCACTCGGTTTAAGATCCTGCTCTTGGCGACACCATCTTTTCTGTTCAGTATCTGCCTTTGGGTATAAGTAGGGAGTGTATAAACCGGTCACTCTACTGACTGTGATATCTTTGAACCTTTCGTGCCGGGCGTGGATATCAGGCTCCTGAGCGTATCCTTCGAATAGTTCCCTAAGGGTGGGagcttcttcaataatcCCGCCTGCTGCAGATTCAGTTATGTATCGGATTTGTTGCAGCATCTTCTTGTAAGTATCAGCTTTGGAACCACCGCATCTGACGTGCATATCAGTACTGTAGTAATTTCAGTTTCATTGCTCTACGAATTATTTGGTTTGTAGCAGCGCACCAAAATGGCAAGAAAGATTCCCGGATCCGTTTATATGGCCTAATCCCTGCAAATTGAAAACACTTGTATATAGCCCTATTTCTTCACAGATCGGTAAAAAACATACCAAGATCTCCGATTATATTGAAAAGCCACTGTGCAGCATCACTGGCCCCCTCCACTTGAACGATAAAGCACCTTTCGGATGCTTGTAGTGTTGCCAAGGCTGATTCTATTGCGTTTCGCTTGCTGCGACCCCCCTTGCGTTTGTAGTATGCGTGAAGCCCGTCGATCATAACAAATATTTGGGAGTGAGCAGTAAGCTGATGTGTACTCCGGAGTTCAGAGAGTGTTTCGGTAAGTGTCTCTTCCAAAACTGCGAGAGCAAGACTATCCGCTGATAGGAAAAGAACATACAGATCTTCCAAAGCATGGTAGGGTGTCACCGGTACCCATTCCTTCGACTTGTTATCGTATTTTGCTACATgctggcgcctgaatcttaTTAGGGGTTCACTACGAGACGGCGGGCCAAAGAATAATGTGCCACAGCTATATGGGACCAACTTGGACTCCAAACAACTGACGAACGGATGATCTTCCAAAGTATGGGATATCTCGACAGTAAAGTATTTCAGTGTGCTCTTCTTATCGGTGACAAGTTTGTTGACTTCGCGATGTAACCTTCCTTGGTCTTTTCCCACCTGCTCTGGGACCTGTGAAATGTCAACCATCAGCATCTTAAATATAATAGGAGTTATAAACATTTGATGAATTTACGCCATTGGTCCTTTCTTTCTGCAGTGGTTTTCGGAAAGAAGCCTCTGGAGCCTGTTTCAAGATATGATCACGCTCCAGGTTTTCGTGGTGCTAGATTAGGTCATGTATCCTAAACTACTAACCTTGGGTGGATTATTCGAAACTTGGGCATCGTTTGGAAAAGCAGGCTGTAAGATCATAGTATCTTCTTCGCTGGAAGATATCACTAGGATGTCATCTTCAAAGTCCGGCTCAAAAGGCGACTGTGTATGACGGCTGGGAGTCGGGTTGCTACTGGAGCGAAAGCCGGGAATTTCAGACTTGGTTTTCTTTTTCAAAACAATATATTTTAGCCTCTCTTCCAATTCTTCAAGATCTTCGGAGTCACTCGAATCAATAACCAAGATGTCCAGTGGCTGGGATGGATATTGTCCACTTTCGCTGTTGGCAAGTGACGTCTGTATGGCAAACTGGGGCTGGTGCCTATCGGGCCGTGTGTCATCTTCGTAGTCAGATATGTCGATGATTTCTGGGGATTCTTCTTGGGTCATGTTGTAGTGTTATCAGATCCAAAACGAGTGCCGTAGTGATGAAGGTTAGGAGTATTTGTTGTCGCTCGATCGATCCTGGCCCGACGCGTATCCATTAAAACACCTTACATACGCATCTCAGCTCTTGTTTCCTAGCGCCACATTGGGTCGTTTGTTTCATCGTTCTTGTTTTCAAGCCTTCTGTCGTTCCTTGGTATCTTCCTGGACCATATGCCCTCTAAATCGCAATCTCTCAATCCTATTTTTACGAGTTGGCTGGAGCAGATGAGGGATGAATTGGATCCAGAGTAATTGAGCGCATAATTATAACCTAACATTTGCTGAATTGACGCAACAGATCTAACTACTGGAAAGTTTACAATGTAAGTCGGACAGAAAATGGTTAAAGCCAGGTTGGCTTACAGATCCTGGTAGCGTGCAGCCAAGTCGATGCGTTCTCACCCCAGGTGTCTCGAACATCCCGTGAGCAAGCATCCCTAGGTTGGCACAATTCATTGACTCATAGCTACAAAGCGAGATTCTTTAGAAGTGAGAAACGTCGGGCCAAAAATTCAAAAGCTACTTATTGAAAGGCACGAAGCTCAAGTTGGGAAAAACGGTTAGTTTGTCGGTCTGTAGGAAGTGTTTATCACTGACATCATGCTTCGCCACTTACTTTCAGCGAATCGTAGCCAACCTCAAGATTTAAGGCATACTGTTACCACAAGGATTTCTTCCGGCTCTTCTGCAAGGACTTGTTCCACTAAGCCGGCACCGAGTTCAAGTTCAGATGCAGACCTAGACTCGGAGCCCCCGGCGGTAGAATCTCTTCGCATCGAGAAGACTGGATCTACCAATCCCACGTCAAAATACTCGGACCGTACTAAACGGAAGCTTGGCCGCCCTCGAATTTCTAGAGCTATACCTGCACCTGCAGCCACCTCCGATATTGAATCTAACAATGGTAACGGGCCCGTATCTTCCAGAAAGATAGTAAGTGCGCTGGAGTTTGCCGACTTTGAACCGTTGGTTTTTCCAGCTGGCTCTTACTCAATCCAACTTATTCTGGACGAACGAGAGGTCAAAAGCACAACAAACAGGGACTACATGCTAGAGTATCTCAAGAAACGAGGGGTGAACGCTGTAAAAAGGTCGCTCGAAGTTGGTGATGTGTGCTGGGTTGCTCACATTAACGATGGCTCCGGTGAAGAGTGCGTTTTGGACTATATCCTCGAGAGGAAACGCATGGATGACCTTAAAGGGAGCATACTTGATGGTCGTTTTCATGAACAAAAGGTAAGCAAGGGCAGACTTGATCATGATAAAAACTTGAACCCTCCGATCGCCGCTAGTTTCGTTTAAAGCACACGGGAATATCTCATGTATACTACCTTGTGGTGAGCATGATACAATTTCATGATATCACTTCAAATCTAAATAGTGAAATAGGAAGATTTTGATACCAAACGAATCGCACAACATTGGAGAGACCAAATCAACACCG from Rhizoctonia solani chromosome 16, complete sequence includes the following:
- a CDS encoding replication factor A2, which gives rise to MPPIPVKQPKTAKPLPLEATLKDLSNMHSRNIDLSVLLDQPAQAVSLSDQSEESVKRSQDFVKSVRNALQLDASVAEQGDRVEDPMLSILRGHDAMIMYIYRFSRDKRDSASDLDAYSKVMSYGGGGYYGDGGGFLSGSQVGGGSQGSPSGGKARNVNQSLRPVTIRQIYTAEQTHSDADYIIDNSETTQITLVAQVVAANKQATNITYKLNDGTAEIKAKHWLENSEEEPIGHGQNEHVYIRVVGTLKTFSGERQINAVHTRLVVDPMEIYYHLIEAQLVHLHYTRRANIASGAVSAGAPAASAYQAGGKGQQSKFANFPPLQRRILEVLEQLMPQHEQGVHVTTIANGLNVQASIDEIGATMEKLAEEGHIYATMDDEHFAIS
- a CDS encoding DNA excision repair protein ERCC-4, coding for MTQEESPEIIDISDYEDDTRPDRHQPQFAIQTSLANSESGQYPSQPLDILVIDSSDSEDLEELEERLKYIVLKKKTKSEIPGFRSSSNPTPSRHTQSPFEPDFEDDILVISSSEEDTMILQPAFPNDAQVSNNPPKHHENLERDHILKQAPEASFRKPLQKERTNGVPEQVGKDQGRLHREVNKLVTDKKSTLKYFTVEISHTLEDHPRQHVAKYDNKSKEWVPVTPYHALEDLYVLFLSADSLALAVLEETLTETLSELRSTHQLTAHSQIFVMIDGLHAYYKRKGGRSKRNAIESALATLQASERCFIVQVEGASDAAQWLFNIIGDLGIRPYKRIRESFLPFCTDMHVRCGGSKADTYKKMLQQIRYITESAAGGIIEEAPTLRELFEGYAQEPDIHARHERFKDITILNRKDGVAKSRILNRALSKKVHDVFWGEDPLTLVV
- a CDS encoding DNA excision repair protein ERCC-4, producing the protein MPSKSQSLNPIFTSWLEQMRDELDPESNYWKVYNRAAKSMRSHPRCLEHPRDSLEVRNVGPKIQKLLIERHEAQVGKNANRSQPQDLRHTVTTRISSGSSARTCSTKPAPSSSSDADLDSEPPAVESLRIEKTGSTNPTSKYSDRTKRKLGRPRISRAIPAPAATSDIESNNGNGPVSSRKIVSALEFADFEPLVFPAGSYSIQLILDEREVKSTTNRDYMLEYLKKRGVNAVKRSLEVGDVCWVAHINDGSGEECVLDYILERKRMDDLKGSILDGRFHEQKFRLKHTGISHVYYLVEDFDTKRIAQHWRDQINTALSSTQVVDGFFLKETTSIKDTLDYLLILHKIILGIYADKPLHIIPPHHIKRYSFLELKQHLSVVDPNNVYHTTYTSYQELNRKNGFYTLQDCMARMLQCIRGLSEEKIAALLEHYPTPRSLYQAFIDAELHYSRDQELNLIGLRKGKGKSKAASNPAICMLSDLGGTGRRKIGLALSKDIYEIFMDSEYEV